GAGAAGCGGGTCTGCACCCGCGCCGAAAAGGGCTGGCTCACGCCGGGCATCCGGTTCCGGTCGTCCTTGTTCAAGCCCGTGGGGCTGACCGTCACGGGCTTGCTGATCCTGGCGGCGCTGGAATTCCTGCCTTTCGCCCTGGACATCGCCGCCTCCATCGCGCCGGTGTTCTGGCTGTTCCTGCTGCCGATCGGCTTCGTCTACGTGCCGATCGTCGGCGGCATGGATCGTGACGGCATCATCTATCCTCTGCGCGAGGTTTACCGCCGCTCCGAGGAGGTACAAGCCACGCTGGATACGCTGGGCCAGCTCGACGAACTGATGAGCTTCATCCGGTTCCGCGAGGCCTTCGTGCATTTCATGACACTGCCGAGCATCCTGGACGGGGAGCGGCATCGGATGTCTCTGCATGGCGTCCGCAATCCGGTGCTGGCCAAGAACAATCCGCTCTACGTGCCCAACGACATCGATCTGACGGAGCAGCGGCTGACTTTCATCACCGGTCCCAACAGCGGCGGCAAGACCGCGTTCTGCAAGACCCTGGCGCAGGTCCAGATCCTGGCCCAGGCCGGCTGCCACGTGCCGGCGGAGCGGGCCGAGCTGACCGTCGCCGACCGGGTGTTCTACCAGGTGCCCGAGATCAGCCATCTGGCGGACGGCGAAGGCCGCTTCGGCACCGAGCTCAAACGGACCAAGGACATCTTCCTGGCCTCGACGCCGCGCAGCTTGGTCATCATGGACGAGCTGTCGGAGGGGACGACCAACGAGGAAAAGATGGACATCTCCGTCGCGATCCTCGACGGGTTCCGGGAGAAGGGCAATACCACGGTTCTCATCACCCACAACCACGAACTGGTAGACGTCTACCAAGGGAAGAAGGTCGGGCAGGCGCGGCAGGTGGAATTCCGCAATGAACAGCCGACCTATCGATTGATCGAGGGCGTATCGCGGGTCAGCCATGCCGACCGCATCGCCAGGAAGATCGGATTTTCCAAGGAAGACATCGCCAGATACCTGAAAGGCAAGCCCTGATGCTCGAAATTCTTCAAATCCCCGTGCTTGAAGACAACTATGTCTATCTTCTCCACGAGCCCGACAGCGGCGCCACCGCGGCGGTGGATCCGGCCGTTGCCGGGCCGGTGCTGGAGGCGCTCGATGCCAGGGGCTGGCGGCTCAGCCACGTACTCAACACCCATCACCACGGCGACCATGTCGGCGGCAACCTTGAACTCAAGGCGGCGACCGGCTGCGCCATCGTCGGTGCGGCAGGAGATCGTCACCGCATTCCGGGAATCGATGTCGCGTTGAAAGACGGCGAGGAATTCCGGCTCGGTTCCGCATCGGCCCGGATGCTGGAGGTCCCGGGGCATACCTCCGGCCATGTCGCCTTCTGGTTCGAGGACGATGCCGCCCTGTTCTGCGGGGACACGTTGTTCGCGTTGGGCTGCGGCCGACTGTTGGAGGGCAGCGCAGAGCAGATGTGGCGCTCCCTGGAGCGGCTGCGCGCGCTGCCGCCGAAGGCGAAGGTCTTCTGCGCCCATGAATACACCCAGGCCAATGCCCGATTCGCCGTTACGATCGAGCCCGGCAACACCGCCTTGCGCGAACGCCTGGGCCGGGTCGAGGCCTTGCGGCGTGAAGGGCTGGCCACGGTGCCTTCGAGCCTGGGCGAAGAGCTGGCGACGAACCCCTTCCTGCGGCCGGAAAGTCCGGAGATCAGGCAGGGGCTGGGGATCGTGCAAGCGCCGGATGTCGAGGTGTTCGCTGAAATCCGGCGCAGGAAGGACGGTTTTCGGGGTTAATCCGCTGTCTGTTCCGCCAACTTGCTGTGGCGGTAGGAATAGGCGAAATAGATCATGATGCCCACCACCAGCCAGATCACGAAGCGCAGCCAGGTCAGGGTTGGCAGAAAGGCCATGAGGGCACCGCAGGACAAGGCGCCCAGGATCGGAAACCAGGGCACGACCGGTGTCTTGAACGGCCGATCCAGATCCGGCCGGGTGATGCGGAGCATGATGACCCCAAGGCAGACCAGGACGAAGGCGAACAGGGTACCGATGTTGACGAGTTCGGCCAGTTCCCCCAAGGGGACCAAGCCGGCGACCACCGAAATAAAGACCCCGCACAGAACGATGACCCGCACCGGCGTCTGGGTGCGGCGGTTGACCGTGGAAAACCACGGCGACATCAGCCCGTCGCGGGACATGGCGAAGATGATTCGCGTCAGGGCGTAGTAGAGCACCAGCATGACCGTGGTCAGGCCTGCGATCACCCCAGTGGCGACCAGCCCGGATGCCCAGCGGATGCCGAGCAGCTGCAGCGCATGGGCGACCGGCGAGGAAACGTTGAGTTCGGTGTAGGGCACCACGCCGGTGAGGAGTCCTGCCACCAGGATGTAGATCAGGGTGCAGAACACCAGTGAACCGATAATGCCGATCGGCACGTCGCGCATCGGATTGCGCGCTTCCTCCGCGGCGGTCGAGACCGCATCGAATCCCACGTAGGCAAAGAACACGATCGAAGCCCCGGCCATCACGCCGATCGGCTTACCGTCGACATCGTGGCCGAACCAGCCGAAGGGCATGAACGGGTCCCAATGGGTGGGATCGACGTGGGCGCTGGCGACGGCGACGAACACGGCGATGGCCAGTACCTTGATTGATACCATGACGGTGTTTAGGCGGGCGCTCTCCTTCACGCCGACGATGAGCAGGGCCATCAGCAGGAAGATGATCGCGGAAGCCGGCAAGTTGATGATTCCCCCCTGTTCCGGCGCCGTGGTCAGATAGTCCGGCAATGCCAGACCGGCTGCGGTCAGGGCGTTGGCGAAATACCCCGACCATCCGTTGGCGACCGCGGCCACCGAGATCGCATACTCCAGAATGAGGTCCCAGCCGATGATCCAGGCGATCAGTTCGCCGAAAGCCGCATAGCTGTAGCCGTACGCGCTGCCGCAGCCGCCTACGCAGGCCGCCAGCTCGGCGTACGCCAGGGCGGCGAAGGCGCACGCGATTCCGGCGAAGACGAAGGATAGGACGACGGCGGGGCCGGCCTGGGTCGCGGCGGCGATGCCGGTCAGCACGAAGATGCCGGTTCCGATGATCGCGCCGATCCCGAGCAGGGTCAGGTCGAGCGCCCCCAGGCAGCGCTTGAGGCCGCTGCCGGTGCAGTCGTCCGTGGAAACCGCCTTGGTTCGAAAGATTCGCATGTCGCCTCTCCGTATTCTTTGGATGTTTGGGGCGATTATGCCTGAACCGCAGTATCCGCCGAACGGCGCTCGCGGTCTACGGCCGGAAATGTTGCAGGACGTTGAAATTCTCCCCTCGGGCACCATGTCAAACCTATGAGGCGCCCGCGATTCCGGGCGAGGAGAATTCTGATGACTATCGAAATCACGATGTATCTGCTGTTTCTGGCGGTCGGCTTCGGCCTGGGCGTCGTGGTAAGCCTGAACGTGTCTGCGCAGCGGCTGGAGAAGAGAATGCAGCGGCTGAGCGAGCCTGCGCCGCCGCCGCATGTCGAGATCAACGTCAATGAGGAACTGGTAGCGCGCTATCTGGACTCGTTCGATCTGGTCGCAATACCCAAGGATCTGGTGGTGCGGGCGGGACAGGCGCCGACCCGGCACTGACCCGGCTGTGGGGCGGTTGCAAACTAGCGCGTAATTCCCTATAAGAACGCGCTGGACCCGGCGATGCCGCCGTTTGAAAACAACACCACACCGAGGAGGAAGTCACCATGTTCATTCTACGTTTGCTGACCTGCGCCCTGGCCCTGGCCGGAGCGTCGGCGGCGGTTGCCGACTGGCAGGCGCTGCCCGCCAAGGCCCCCGAGCCCGCGGCCAATCCGAGCACCGCGGCCAAGGTGGAACTGGGCAAGATGCTTTACCTGGACCCTCGCCTGTCCTCGACCGGCACGGTCTCGTGCAACTCCTGCCATAACGTGATGCTGGGCGGCGAAGACAACCGCGGCGGATCGGTCGGCGTCCACGGTCAGGTCGGCGGACGCAGCGCGCCGACGGTCTGGAATTCCGCCTTCAACTCCGTGCAGTTCTGGGATGGCCGCGCACCCAGCCTGGAAGCGCAGGCCAAGGGACCCGTGACCAACCCCATCGAGATGGGCATGAAGAGCTGGGACGACGTCGTGGTCCGGCTCAAGGCCATTCCGGGGTATCCGGAAGCCTTCGCCGCCGCCTTCGGCGGCGGGGACGCGGTGACGGCGGACAACGCCGCCAAGGCCATCGCCGCCTACGAGCGCACTTTGATCACGCCGAACAGCGCCTACGACAAATACGTCACCGGGGATAA
This portion of the Methylococcus mesophilus genome encodes:
- the gloB gene encoding hydroxyacylglutathione hydrolase, coding for MLEILQIPVLEDNYVYLLHEPDSGATAAVDPAVAGPVLEALDARGWRLSHVLNTHHHGDHVGGNLELKAATGCAIVGAAGDRHRIPGIDVALKDGEEFRLGSASARMLEVPGHTSGHVAFWFEDDAALFCGDTLFALGCGRLLEGSAEQMWRSLERLRALPPKAKVFCAHEYTQANARFAVTIEPGNTALRERLGRVEALRREGLATVPSSLGEELATNPFLRPESPEIRQGLGIVQAPDVEVFAEIRRRKDGFRG
- a CDS encoding amino acid permease, producing the protein MRIFRTKAVSTDDCTGSGLKRCLGALDLTLLGIGAIIGTGIFVLTGIAAATQAGPAVVLSFVFAGIACAFAALAYAELAACVGGCGSAYGYSYAAFGELIAWIIGWDLILEYAISVAAVANGWSGYFANALTAAGLALPDYLTTAPEQGGIINLPASAIIFLLMALLIVGVKESARLNTVMVSIKVLAIAVFVAVASAHVDPTHWDPFMPFGWFGHDVDGKPIGVMAGASIVFFAYVGFDAVSTAAEEARNPMRDVPIGIIGSLVFCTLIYILVAGLLTGVVPYTELNVSSPVAHALQLLGIRWASGLVATGVIAGLTTVMLVLYYALTRIIFAMSRDGLMSPWFSTVNRRTQTPVRVIVLCGVFISVVAGLVPLGELAELVNIGTLFAFVLVCLGVIMLRITRPDLDRPFKTPVVPWFPILGALSCGALMAFLPTLTWLRFVIWLVVGIMIYFAYSYRHSKLAEQTAD
- a CDS encoding MutS-related protein, translating into MESINVRGYPTILRSDSKEPPKIPSVAPGRTGEAALDEQVFRVIEVDKLFEAADHATTAIGRAVLYRSLAQPPVDAGLIRAKQEAVRELERNGELRAGLEVLLAEAAKLEGEFYNLLYAQFLGLISSPAHPLEIDGYGYATYIKGTRFMLDLVERANRLPEPDSAYLKALVQEVRDFARSRSYALMKGPVYRTEKRVCTRAEKGWLTPGIRFRSSLFKPVGLTVTGLLILAALEFLPFALDIAASIAPVFWLFLLPIGFVYVPIVGGMDRDGIIYPLREVYRRSEEVQATLDTLGQLDELMSFIRFREAFVHFMTLPSILDGERHRMSLHGVRNPVLAKNNPLYVPNDIDLTEQRLTFITGPNSGGKTAFCKTLAQVQILAQAGCHVPAERAELTVADRVFYQVPEISHLADGEGRFGTELKRTKDIFLASTPRSLVIMDELSEGTTNEEKMDISVAILDGFREKGNTTVLITHNHELVDVYQGKKVGQARQVEFRNEQPTYRLIEGVSRVSHADRIARKIGFSKEDIARYLKGKP
- a CDS encoding cytochrome-c peroxidase → MFILRLLTCALALAGASAAVADWQALPAKAPEPAANPSTAAKVELGKMLYLDPRLSSTGTVSCNSCHNVMLGGEDNRGGSVGVHGQVGGRSAPTVWNSAFNSVQFWDGRAPSLEAQAKGPVTNPIEMGMKSWDDVVVRLKAIPGYPEAFAAAFGGGDAVTADNAAKAIAAYERTLITPNSAYDKYVTGDKTALTEQQVRGMNTFAETGCSNCHSGPAFNGPTLPEGTPFFMKFPTFENGMFEAKYGFTQDKGRAEVTKKAEDEHLFKVPTLRNVALTAPYFHNGKVKTLDEAVRVMAKLQLNKDLSDQQIADVVAFLNALTGEFPKQQMPQLPGLPNKTFDYN